A window from Leptothermofonsia sichuanensis E412 encodes these proteins:
- a CDS encoding peroxiredoxin, with product MTQEGCLRVGQAAPDFTATAVVDQEFKEIKLSDYRGKYVVLFFYPLDFTFVCPTEITAFSDRYDEFKALNTEILGVSVDSAFSHLAWIQTDRKSGGVGDLNYPLVADIKKEISTAYNVLVPEEGIALRGLFLIDKDGIIQHATINNLAFGRSVDETLRTLQAIQYVQSHPDEVCPAGWKPGDKTMNPDPVKSKDYFAAV from the coding sequence ATGACGCAAGAAGGATGTTTGCGAGTCGGACAGGCAGCACCGGATTTTACAGCAACGGCTGTGGTCGATCAGGAGTTTAAGGAAATCAAACTGTCTGACTATCGAGGAAAGTACGTTGTTCTTTTCTTCTATCCCCTCGATTTTACCTTCGTTTGCCCAACCGAAATTACGGCATTTAGCGATCGCTACGATGAGTTCAAAGCACTGAATACCGAAATTTTGGGTGTTTCAGTTGATAGCGCCTTTTCTCACCTGGCATGGATTCAAACCGATCGCAAATCCGGTGGTGTTGGTGATCTGAACTATCCTCTGGTAGCAGATATCAAGAAAGAAATCAGCACCGCCTACAACGTTCTCGTACCTGAGGAAGGGATTGCCCTGCGTGGCCTGTTCCTGATCGACAAGGATGGGATTATTCAGCACGCTACCATCAACAACCTTGCCTTCGGTCGCAGCGTGGATGAAACCCTGCGCACCCTGCAAGCCATTCAGTATGTGCAATCTCACCCGGATGAGGTTTGCCCCGCTGGCTGGAAGCCTGGTGACAAGACCATGAATCCTGACCCTGTGAAGTCAAAAGACTATTTTGCGGCTGTCTAG
- a CDS encoding DUF2237 family protein — protein sequence MTEARNVLGEPLKICCTSPMTGFYRDGRCSTGAGDIGAHVVCAQVTEAFLHYTKSRGNDLTTPVPAFSFPGLKPGDRWCLCASRWKEALDDGVAPPVVLSATHASALEYVSLNDLKQHAINE from the coding sequence ATGACGGAAGCCAGAAATGTGCTGGGAGAACCCTTAAAGATCTGTTGTACTTCTCCGATGACCGGGTTTTATCGGGATGGCAGGTGCAGTACTGGTGCAGGAGACATTGGTGCCCATGTGGTCTGTGCCCAGGTGACTGAGGCGTTTCTGCACTATACAAAATCCCGGGGGAATGATTTGACTACCCCGGTACCCGCATTTTCCTTTCCGGGGCTGAAGCCGGGCGATCGCTGGTGTCTCTGTGCCTCTCGCTGGAAGGAGGCGCTCGATGATGGAGTGGCTCCTCCTGTTGTCCTTTCTGCCACCCATGCTTCTGCCCTGGAATACGTTTCGCTCAACGATCTGAAACAACACGCGATCAATGAGTGA
- a CDS encoding TIGR00341 family protein — protein MKQRYQLKRFLVRIRRQFRQLQHSNSGEWAWLRSKPLPLASLNRNLWRTANPSLTFYTLLALSVIIATLGLLANSSATIIGAMIVAPLMGPILGVAFSMVLANRRLLYRSTLSLISGTILSIALAILVVRIVGIETLTPEIQARVRPTLIDLGVALVAGTAGAYAKSRRDVADALPGVAIAVALVPPLGVVGIGIAVNSQPVATGALLLFMTNLVGIIFSGALVFLMFRYGSIARAQKGLAISVAALILLAIPLGVSFQDLLVKERIRTEINQLLRRKTLTFADRDIRSLNVYRRGRELVVDLEVVARPNTITERQVELVQDFLQNALRTTLTLNVQIIPVEQFTVPGR, from the coding sequence ATGAAACAGCGCTATCAACTCAAACGGTTTTTGGTCAGGATTCGGAGGCAGTTCAGACAACTTCAGCACAGCAACAGCGGTGAGTGGGCCTGGTTACGCAGCAAACCCCTGCCCCTTGCCAGTCTGAACCGCAACCTCTGGAGAACAGCCAATCCATCCCTGACTTTTTATACGCTGCTGGCATTGTCCGTCATCATTGCCACGCTGGGCCTGCTGGCAAACAGTAGCGCCACCATTATTGGTGCCATGATTGTGGCACCGCTGATGGGTCCCATTCTGGGGGTAGCCTTCTCGATGGTACTGGCAAATCGGCGTCTCCTGTATCGCTCTACCCTGTCACTGATTTCAGGCACCATCCTGTCGATTGCGCTGGCTATCCTGGTTGTCCGGATTGTTGGAATTGAAACCTTAACACCAGAAATTCAGGCACGGGTCAGACCTACCTTAATTGATCTGGGAGTAGCGCTGGTCGCGGGAACTGCCGGAGCTTACGCCAAATCCCGGCGGGATGTGGCAGATGCTTTGCCTGGAGTCGCGATCGCGGTTGCTCTGGTACCGCCTCTAGGAGTGGTTGGCATTGGAATTGCAGTCAATTCCCAGCCTGTTGCCACGGGTGCATTGCTCCTGTTTATGACCAACCTGGTCGGGATCATCTTTAGTGGGGCACTCGTATTTCTGATGTTCCGTTACGGTTCGATTGCGCGTGCCCAGAAGGGACTGGCAATCTCAGTGGCTGCCCTCATTTTGCTGGCAATTCCCCTGGGGGTTTCCTTTCAAGACTTGCTGGTGAAGGAACGAATTCGTACAGAAATTAACCAGCTCCTGCGCCGCAAAACCCTGACATTTGCAGACAGAGATATTCGCAGCCTGAATGTCTATCGCCGTGGGCGCGAACTGGTTGTGGATCTGGAAGTTGTGGCTCGGCCCAATACGATTACCGAACGCCAGGTCGAGCTGGTACAGGATTTTTTGCAGAATGCTCTGAGGACAACCCTAACGTTGAATGTACAGATTATTCCAGTCGAGCAATTTACAGTCCCAGGCCGCTAA